A region of Crenobacter cavernae DNA encodes the following proteins:
- a CDS encoding site-2 protease family protein, whose amino-acid sequence MNDTSLIQQIAVAALPVLLAITLHEAAHAYAAKRFGDATAYMLGRMTLNPLKHIDPIGTVLLPIVTLMIGGFLFGWAKPVPVNFGALRKPRQHSRWVAAAGPLANFGMMIGWALLFKLAVSTDSYFSEPLRLMSQIGVSINISLMVLNLLPILPLDGGRIVESLLPPGVAYRYSRLEPYGMWILIGLIVTGLLSAVLRPLINLMYDLLQFFL is encoded by the coding sequence ATGAACGACACCTCCCTGATCCAGCAGATCGCCGTCGCCGCCTTGCCGGTGCTCCTGGCGATTACCCTGCACGAAGCGGCGCACGCCTACGCCGCGAAACGCTTCGGCGACGCGACCGCTTACATGCTCGGCCGCATGACCTTGAATCCGCTGAAACACATCGACCCGATCGGCACCGTGCTGTTGCCGATCGTGACGCTGATGATAGGCGGCTTCCTGTTCGGCTGGGCCAAGCCGGTGCCGGTCAACTTCGGCGCCTTGCGCAAGCCGCGCCAGCATTCGCGCTGGGTCGCCGCCGCCGGCCCGCTGGCCAACTTCGGCATGATGATAGGCTGGGCGCTGCTGTTCAAACTGGCGGTCAGCACCGATTCCTACTTCAGCGAACCGTTGCGGCTGATGAGCCAGATCGGCGTCTCGATCAACATCTCGCTGATGGTGCTCAACCTCTTGCCGATCCTGCCGCTCGACGGCGGGCGCATCGTAGAGAGCCTGTTGCCGCCGGGTGTCGCCTACCGCTACTCGCGGCTCGAGCCTTACGGCATGTGGATCCTGATCGGCCTGATCGTCACCGGTTTGCTGTCGGCCGTCCTGCGGCCGCTGATCAACCTGATGTATGATCTCTTGCAATTTTTCCTCTAA
- a CDS encoding L-threonylcarbamoyladenylate synthase: MAQFFMIHPDNPQLRLIREAVKIVKDGGLIVYPTDSCYALGCALGDKAAMERLLAVRQLDLKHHLTLVCADLSELSTYAKVDNRQFRLLKAATPGSYTFILEATREVPRRTLNPKRSTIGLRVPENPVALALLAELGEPILSCTLLLPGDSEPLTDPYEIRDRLERSVDLVIDGGWCGLEPTTVIDMTDGVELVRRGKGDPARFGF; encoded by the coding sequence ATGGCCCAATTCTTCATGATCCACCCGGACAACCCGCAACTGCGGCTGATCCGGGAAGCGGTAAAAATCGTCAAGGACGGCGGGCTGATCGTCTACCCGACCGACTCCTGCTACGCGCTCGGCTGCGCGCTCGGCGACAAGGCGGCGATGGAGCGCCTGCTCGCGGTGCGCCAGCTCGATCTCAAGCACCATCTGACGCTGGTGTGCGCCGACCTGTCCGAGCTGTCGACCTACGCGAAGGTCGACAACCGCCAGTTCCGCCTGCTGAAGGCCGCCACGCCGGGCAGCTACACCTTCATCCTGGAGGCGACGCGCGAGGTGCCGCGCCGCACGCTGAACCCGAAACGCTCTACCATCGGCCTCAGGGTGCCGGAGAACCCGGTCGCGCTCGCGCTGTTGGCCGAGCTTGGCGAGCCGATCCTGTCGTGCACGCTGCTGCTGCCCGGGGACAGCGAACCCCTGACCGACCCGTACGAGATCCGCGACCGGCTCGAGCGCAGCGTCGACCTGGTGATCGACGGCGGCTGGTGCGGTCTCGAGCCGACCACCGTGATCGACATGACCGACGGCGTCGAACTGGTGCGCCGCGGCAAGGGCGACCCGGCGCGCTTCGGCTTCTGA
- a CDS encoding 3',5'-nucleoside bisphosphate phosphatase: MTPVDLHFHSTASDGGLAPADVIARAAERGAKLVALTDHDCTAGLAIARAVAEEKGVAFVDGVEVSVTWGKHTLHIVGLNIDPAHPSIVAGLQSIRDGRVQRARDMADGLAKVGIEGAFDGAMAHCGNPEMIGRTHFARWLVASGHVKDVRTVFRKYLTPGKPGYVPHEWAPLTDAVGWIRDSGGVAVIAHPGRYDLGRTLTERLLEDFIAAGGEAIEVVSGSHSLDETHKYALLAERFGLLASAGSDFHAPGEGARDVGLTQPLPPICKPVWSRFGEASAKLEDNNP; this comes from the coding sequence ATGACGCCGGTCGACCTGCACTTTCACTCGACCGCGTCGGACGGCGGGCTCGCCCCGGCCGACGTGATCGCGCGCGCCGCCGAGCGCGGCGCGAAGCTCGTCGCGCTGACCGACCACGACTGCACCGCCGGGCTCGCCATCGCGCGCGCGGTAGCCGAAGAAAAGGGCGTCGCCTTCGTCGATGGCGTCGAGGTCTCAGTCACCTGGGGCAAGCACACCTTGCACATCGTCGGCCTGAATATCGACCCGGCCCACCCGTCTATCGTCGCCGGCCTGCAGTCGATCCGCGACGGTCGCGTGCAGCGCGCGCGCGACATGGCCGACGGCCTCGCCAAGGTCGGCATCGAAGGCGCGTTCGACGGCGCGATGGCGCATTGCGGCAATCCCGAGATGATAGGGCGCACCCATTTCGCGCGCTGGCTGGTAGCCAGTGGCCACGTGAAGGACGTGCGCACCGTGTTCCGCAAATACCTGACGCCGGGCAAGCCCGGCTACGTGCCGCACGAATGGGCGCCGCTGACCGACGCGGTCGGCTGGATCCGCGACTCGGGCGGGGTCGCGGTGATCGCGCACCCCGGGCGCTACGACCTCGGCCGCACGCTGACCGAACGCCTGCTCGAAGACTTCATCGCCGCCGGCGGCGAGGCGATCGAGGTGGTCAGCGGCAGCCACAGCCTGGATGAGACGCACAAGTACGCGCTGCTCGCCGAGCGCTTCGGCCTGTTGGCCAGCGCCGGCAGCGACTTTCACGCGCCGGGCGAGGGCGCGCGCGACGTCGGCCTGACCCAGCCCTTGCCGCCGATCTGCAAGCCGGTGTGGTCGCGCTTTGGCGAGGCCTCGGCCAAGCTGGAAGACAACAACCCCTGA
- a CDS encoding oxidoreductase-like domain-containing protein: protein MPDLDDDFDPMPEAPEAPSDDLCCGSGCEPCVWDLYQEQLTEYRAKLAAWQAREAARVKSA from the coding sequence ATGCCTGATCTGGACGACGATTTCGACCCGATGCCGGAAGCGCCCGAGGCGCCCAGCGACGACCTGTGCTGCGGTTCGGGCTGCGAGCCGTGCGTGTGGGACCTGTATCAGGAACAGTTGACCGAGTACCGCGCCAAACTCGCAGCCTGGCAGGCGCGCGAAGCGGCCAGGGTGAAATCAGCATGA
- a CDS encoding RNA-binding S4 domain-containing protein: protein MNETFALKNDYIALCDLLKVVGVVDSGGAGKQLVAAGEISVDGQQELRKTCKIRPGQTVSGAGFSIQVVAADA, encoded by the coding sequence ATGAACGAAACCTTTGCCCTCAAGAACGACTACATCGCGCTGTGCGACCTGTTGAAAGTGGTCGGCGTGGTTGACTCCGGCGGCGCCGGCAAGCAGCTGGTCGCGGCCGGCGAGATCTCGGTCGACGGCCAGCAGGAATTGCGTAAGACGTGCAAGATTCGCCCGGGCCAGACGGTGAGCGGCGCGGGCTTCTCGATCCAGGTGGTCGCGGCCGATGCCTGA